The DNA window TTAATTTCTGGTGGAGTTTGCTGGGACAGTGATAAATATGTAGATTTAGATCCATGGGTTCAATATGGATTTATTGGTGCATTTACATTATATCTGCTGCGAATACTTACATTTCTTTCATTGCCACAagtattatttaattttgttggattaACAATTTATAATGCATTCCCAGATAAAGTTATCTTAAAGGGTTCACCATTACTTGCACCATTCATTTGCATTAGAGTAGTAACACGGGGAGATTATCCTCTATTAGTGCAAAAAAATGTAAAGAGAAATTTAAACAAATGTATAGAATCTGgtttagaaaattttcaaattgaagTAGTAAGTGATAAACCAATCGGATTATGCCCTCATCGAAGAATTAGAGAAGTGGTTGTTCCACCAAATTATCGCACGAGTAGCGGCGCTTTATTCAAAGCACGAGCTTTGCAATATTGCTTAGAAAATTCAGTAAATGAATTAGTAGATAATGATTGGATTGTGCATCTTGACGAAGAAACTCTGTTGACTGAGAATTCTATTTttggaatattaaattttatattggATGGAAAACATCAGTTTGGACAAGGATTAATTACATATGCAAATGAAGACGTTGTCAATTGGATTACTACATTAGCTGACAGCTTCAGAGTAGCAGATGACATGGGAAAATTAAGGCTACAATTCACAATGTTTCATAAGCCATACTTCAGTATGAAAGGTTCTTACGTTGTTACTCAGGTAATTATTCACTATATAGGTTGGTCAGTATCTGgttgtacatttaaaaaaaatgtagaaaaaaatttttccatacGAGGttttatttttgagaaaatcaaGTTTAAATTCTGTAAACACAAGTGTCATTGactaggaatcgtctgacgcgatTGTTCATGATCTACCGGATCTACTACTCACAAATATTAAACTCGCGAACTTGACAGATTTTTAagttcgattttctcgaaaaccaagcctcatataaaaaaattttattctatattttttacttatttttttactttgaaTAATCCTctttcggttgtaccaccagttactaACCACCCTGTGTATATCGTTAAATAAGTAGTTGTTAACAAAATAATGTAAAACTTCTTAACATTGCAGATGGGTGCAGAAAGGAATGTTTCTTTTAACAATGGATTGGATGGATCTGTTGCAGAGGATTGCTTTTTTGCGATGAAAGCATTTACCCAAGGGTACACATTTAATTTCGTGGAAGGTGAAATGTGGGAAAAATCGCCGTTCACGTTATGGGACTTTGTACAACAAAGAAAACGGTGGCTACAAGGTATATTGCTCGTTGTACATTCCAAAGCTATTCCATTCAATAAAAAAGTACTGCTAGGCATATCTTGTTACTCATGGGTAACATTGCCTTTGACTACTTCAAATGTCATATTAGCTGTAATTTATCCCATTACTTGTCCGCCAATTGTAAATTTTCTATGTGCCTTTATCGCGGCGGtgaatatttatatgtatatttttggcGTAATTAAGTCATTTTCTTTACATCGATTTGGTATTATTCGATTTGTATTATGCATATGTGGAGCATTATCAACTATTCCTTTCAATTTAGTGATTGAGAATATTGCTGTCATATGGGGTTTATTTGGAAAGAAACACAAATTTTATGTTGTTAACAAACAATTATAATATAGAATTTATTATCCATAAAGTATATGGTATTCATTTACATGACAACATAAGTTTACATCAATGCTAATGCATTATTATACCTGAAGTACTAATTAAGGAAAGATATGTATGTATCACAAAACATTTAGATACAAAATGTAAAGACCGAttgtatataaacaatatatacaACATACAtatatgatatataaaatatgatatACATatgattattcaa is part of the Halictus rubicundus isolate RS-2024b chromosome 3, iyHalRubi1_principal, whole genome shotgun sequence genome and encodes:
- the Egh gene encoding beta-1,4-mannosyltransferase egh; the encoded protein is MLNGISKHILHCFLLLIVILTFELISGGVCWDSDKYVDLDPWVQYGFIGAFTLYLLRILTFLSLPQVLFNFVGLTIYNAFPDKVILKGSPLLAPFICIRVVTRGDYPLLVQKNVKRNLNKCIESGLENFQIEVVSDKPIGLCPHRRIREVVVPPNYRTSSGALFKARALQYCLENSVNELVDNDWIVHLDEETLLTENSIFGILNFILDGKHQFGQGLITYANEDVVNWITTLADSFRVADDMGKLRLQFTMFHKPYFSMKGSYVVTQMGAERNVSFNNGLDGSVAEDCFFAMKAFTQGYTFNFVEGEMWEKSPFTLWDFVQQRKRWLQGILLVVHSKAIPFNKKVLLGISCYSWVTLPLTTSNVILAVIYPITCPPIVNFLCAFIAAVNIYMYIFGVIKSFSLHRFGIIRFVLCICGALSTIPFNLVIENIAVIWGLFGKKHKFYVVNKQL